The following proteins come from a genomic window of Nicotiana tomentosiformis chromosome 12, ASM39032v3, whole genome shotgun sequence:
- the LOC138903452 gene encoding uncharacterized protein, translated as MTYQWWQAYELGSPAESASLTWVQFSEIFLREFVPQSFRDAWCVEFEQLLQGTMSVLEYAVRFNDLARHAPHLVAAVVGIARRGEGIWGQEREDMRGHEIEYMRDQEREDREARRHRRPERFTGPYFGGKVRHGRGFVGQPVQFALQASHNILGAHGSQSTRTTQFPQPHQQKGCFECGDTSHRVRDCPRLQTGVSQQSIQESRGRPRGEGLAR; from the exons atgacttatcagtggtggcaggcatatgagttgggtagtccggccgagtcagcttcacttacatgggttcagttttcagaaatattcctgagagagtttgtacctcagtccttTCGAGATGCATGgtgcgtagagtttgagcagctactccagggcactatgtcagtgttagagtatgccgttagattcaatGATTTGGCTAGACATGCACCTCATTTGGTTGCTGCA gtggtagggatcgctcgccgtggAGAGGGCATAtggggtcaggagagagaggacatgcggGGCCATGAGATAGAGTACATGCGAGAtcaagagagagaggacagggaggcgaggaggcaTCGTAGACCAGAGAGAtttactggtccttattttggaggcaaggtacgacatggtagaggttttgtgggtcagccagttcagtttgcacttcaggcttcgcataaTATtttaggtgctcatgggtctcagagtacccgtactacacagttcccacagccacatcagcagaaaggttgcttcgagtgtggagatactagccacagagtgagagattgtcctagactccagaCAGGTGTGTCACAGCAGAGTATTCAGGaaagtagagggcgcccaagaggggaaggcctggcccgttga
- the LOC104095449 gene encoding DEAD-box ATP-dependent RNA helicase 37-like isoform X2: MPTSWADSVSAAENLAAAAPPKSAYVPPHLRNRPASTDPPAQASYAGAAASGQGQSGYGGPNVGGSRWSGPRNDFQSGYGGGGGRGGGWNSRTGGWDRGREREANPFADDDAEPFVEPENSGINFDAYEDIPVETSGDNVPPPVNTFAEIDLGEAVNQNIRRCKYVKPTPVQRHAIPIVFSGKDLMACAQTGSGKTAAFCFPIISGIMRGQFPRPPRPRVAFPLALILSPTRELSCQIHDEAKKFAYQTGVRVVVAYGGAPINQQLRELERGVHILVATPGRLVDLLERARVSLQMIRYLALDEADRMLDMGFEPQIRKIVQQMDMPPPGARQTMLFSATFPKEIQRLALDFLSNYIFLAVGRVGSSTDLIVQRVEYVQETDKRSHLMDLLHAQRANGAHGKEREHALRSFKSGNTPILVATDVAARGLDIPHVAHVVNFDIPNDIDDYVHRIGRTGRAGKTGLATAFFNENNSSVARALADLMEEANQEVPAWLSRYAARSSHGGGKNRRGGNRFGGRDFRKDSSFNRGATDYYGGGANMSSGYGASGGYAASYGGAGVTSAWD; encoded by the exons ATGCCAACATCGTGGGCTGATTCGGTTTCTGCAGCCGAGAATCTGGCTGCTGCTGCTCCCCCAAAGTCAGCATATGTTCCACCACATCTTAGAAATAGACCTGCTTCAACTGATCCTCCTGCTCAGGCTTCCTATGCTGGGGCTGCTGCATCTGGTCAGGGCCAAAGTGGTTATGGTGGCCCAAATGTAGGTGGAAGTCGTTGGAGTGGTCCTAGGAATGATTTCCAATCTGGTTATGGTGGTGGAGGAGGCCGTGGCGGGGGCTGGAATAGCAGAACAGGTGGTTGGGATCGGGGGAGGGAACGGGAAGCTAACCCCTTTGCAGATGATGATGCTGAACCCTTTGTTGAACCAGAGAATTCTGGGATCAACTTTGATGCGTACGAGGATATTCCTGTGGAGACAAGTGGGGATAATGTGCCCCCTCCTGTGAACACTTTTGCTGAGATTGATTTAGGTGAAGCTGTAAACCAAAATATCAGGAGATGCAAGTATGTTAAGCCAACCCCTGTGCAACGGCATGCTATACCAATTGTATTCTCTGGTAAAGATTTGATGGCTTGTGCTCAGACTGGTTCTGGCAAAACTGCTGCTTTCTGCTTCCCCATCATAAGCGGAATCATGCGGGGGCAATTTCCAAGACCTCCACGTCCGCGGGTGGCATTTCCACTGGCTCTTATTCTTTCTCCGACAAGGGAGCTCTCATGCCAA ATCCATGATGAAGCTAAGAAATTCGCATATCAAACTGGTGTCAGGGTGGTTGTTGCTTATGGTGGTGCTCCCATAAACCAACAG CTTCGAGAACTAGAGAGGGGAGTGCATATTCTTGTGGCAACACCTGGACGATTGGTTGATTTACTTGAGAGAGCTAGAGTCTCGTTACAGATGATAAGGTACTTGGCTTTAGATGAGGCAGATCGAATGCTTGATATGGGTTTTGAACCTCAAATAAGGAAAATTGTGCAACAAATGGACATGCCTCCACCAGGTGCAAGACAGACAATGCTATTCAGTGCCACTTTTCCCAAAGAGATTCAG AGACTGGCATTGGATTTTCTTTCAAATTATATCTTTTTGGCCGTGGGAAGGGTTGGCTCTAGTACTGATCTGATTGTCCAAAGAGTTGAATACGTTCAGGAGACTGACAAGAGAAGCCACTTGATGGATCTCCTTCATGCACAGAGGGCAAATGGTGCTCATGGCAAG GAAAGGGAACATGCCCTGAGATCCTTCAAAAGTGGTAACACACCAATCTTGGTTGCAACGGATGTGGCAGCACGTGGTCTTGATATACCCCACGTTGCACATGTTGTCAACTTTGACATTCCAAATGACATTGATGATTATGTCCACCGTATTGGAAGGACAGGGCGAGCAGGAAAAACAGGTTTAGCAACAGCTTTCTTTAACGAGAACAATTCGTCAGTGGCAAGAGCACTGGCTGATCTGATGGAAGAAGCAAACCAAGAAGTACCTGCTTGGCTCTCTCGCTATGCTGCTCGATCTTCACATGGAGGCGGCAAAAATCGTCGTGGTGGAAATCGTTTTGGCGGGCGTGATTTCCGAAAGGATTCCTCTTTCAATCGAGGGGCCACAGACTACTATGGTGGGGGGGCCAATATGAGCAGTGGCTATGGTGCATCTGGTGGTTATGCTGCATCATATGGTGGTGCAGGTGTGACTAGTGCCTGGGACTAA
- the LOC104095449 gene encoding DEAD-box ATP-dependent RNA helicase 37-like isoform X1 → MPTSWADSVSAAENLAAAAPPKSAYVPPHLRNRPASTDPPAQASYAGAAASGQGQSGYGGPNVGGSRWSGPRNDFQSGYGGGGGRGGGWNSRTGGWDRGREREANPFADDDAEPFVEPENSGINFDAYEDIPVETSGDNVPPPVNTFAEIDLGEAVNQNIRRCKYVKPTPVQRHAIPIVFSGKDLMACAQTGSGKTAAFCFPIISGIMRGQFPRPPRPRVAFPLALILSPTRELSCQIHDEAKKFAYQTGVRVVVAYGGAPINQQLRELERGVHILVATPGRLVDLLERARVSLQMIRYLALDEADRMLDMGFEPQIRKIVQQMDMPPPGARQTMLFSATFPKEIQRLALDFLSNYIFLAVGRVGSSTDLIVQRVEYVQETDKRSHLMDLLHAQRANGAHGKQALTLVFVETKKGADSLENWLCMNGFPATAIHGDRTQQEREHALRSFKSGNTPILVATDVAARGLDIPHVAHVVNFDIPNDIDDYVHRIGRTGRAGKTGLATAFFNENNSSVARALADLMEEANQEVPAWLSRYAARSSHGGGKNRRGGNRFGGRDFRKDSSFNRGATDYYGGGANMSSGYGASGGYAASYGGAGVTSAWD, encoded by the exons ATGCCAACATCGTGGGCTGATTCGGTTTCTGCAGCCGAGAATCTGGCTGCTGCTGCTCCCCCAAAGTCAGCATATGTTCCACCACATCTTAGAAATAGACCTGCTTCAACTGATCCTCCTGCTCAGGCTTCCTATGCTGGGGCTGCTGCATCTGGTCAGGGCCAAAGTGGTTATGGTGGCCCAAATGTAGGTGGAAGTCGTTGGAGTGGTCCTAGGAATGATTTCCAATCTGGTTATGGTGGTGGAGGAGGCCGTGGCGGGGGCTGGAATAGCAGAACAGGTGGTTGGGATCGGGGGAGGGAACGGGAAGCTAACCCCTTTGCAGATGATGATGCTGAACCCTTTGTTGAACCAGAGAATTCTGGGATCAACTTTGATGCGTACGAGGATATTCCTGTGGAGACAAGTGGGGATAATGTGCCCCCTCCTGTGAACACTTTTGCTGAGATTGATTTAGGTGAAGCTGTAAACCAAAATATCAGGAGATGCAAGTATGTTAAGCCAACCCCTGTGCAACGGCATGCTATACCAATTGTATTCTCTGGTAAAGATTTGATGGCTTGTGCTCAGACTGGTTCTGGCAAAACTGCTGCTTTCTGCTTCCCCATCATAAGCGGAATCATGCGGGGGCAATTTCCAAGACCTCCACGTCCGCGGGTGGCATTTCCACTGGCTCTTATTCTTTCTCCGACAAGGGAGCTCTCATGCCAA ATCCATGATGAAGCTAAGAAATTCGCATATCAAACTGGTGTCAGGGTGGTTGTTGCTTATGGTGGTGCTCCCATAAACCAACAG CTTCGAGAACTAGAGAGGGGAGTGCATATTCTTGTGGCAACACCTGGACGATTGGTTGATTTACTTGAGAGAGCTAGAGTCTCGTTACAGATGATAAGGTACTTGGCTTTAGATGAGGCAGATCGAATGCTTGATATGGGTTTTGAACCTCAAATAAGGAAAATTGTGCAACAAATGGACATGCCTCCACCAGGTGCAAGACAGACAATGCTATTCAGTGCCACTTTTCCCAAAGAGATTCAG AGACTGGCATTGGATTTTCTTTCAAATTATATCTTTTTGGCCGTGGGAAGGGTTGGCTCTAGTACTGATCTGATTGTCCAAAGAGTTGAATACGTTCAGGAGACTGACAAGAGAAGCCACTTGATGGATCTCCTTCATGCACAGAGGGCAAATGGTGCTCATGGCAAG CAAGCTCTTACCCTTGTTTTTGTTGAGACGAAAAAAGGAGCTGATTCATTGGAGAATTGGCTTTGTATGAATGGTTTCCCTGCTACTGCTATTCATGGCGATAGAACTCAGCAG GAAAGGGAACATGCCCTGAGATCCTTCAAAAGTGGTAACACACCAATCTTGGTTGCAACGGATGTGGCAGCACGTGGTCTTGATATACCCCACGTTGCACATGTTGTCAACTTTGACATTCCAAATGACATTGATGATTATGTCCACCGTATTGGAAGGACAGGGCGAGCAGGAAAAACAGGTTTAGCAACAGCTTTCTTTAACGAGAACAATTCGTCAGTGGCAAGAGCACTGGCTGATCTGATGGAAGAAGCAAACCAAGAAGTACCTGCTTGGCTCTCTCGCTATGCTGCTCGATCTTCACATGGAGGCGGCAAAAATCGTCGTGGTGGAAATCGTTTTGGCGGGCGTGATTTCCGAAAGGATTCCTCTTTCAATCGAGGGGCCACAGACTACTATGGTGGGGGGGCCAATATGAGCAGTGGCTATGGTGCATCTGGTGGTTATGCTGCATCATATGGTGGTGCAGGTGTGACTAGTGCCTGGGACTAA